One Burkholderia sp. 9120 DNA window includes the following coding sequences:
- the rnhB gene encoding ribonuclease HII — translation MTGARAPRRKAVAGAAAEQVGLNFETPDDIVCGVDEAGRGPLAGPVVAAAVIFDPSKPMIRGLDDSKVLTAKKRDELYDKIVDRALAYCIASASVEEIDSLNILHATMLAMKRAVEGLAVVPTLVKIDGNRCPTLSVRSEAVIGGDALVKSISAASILAKVTRDRMLLELHQRFPVYGFNAHAGYGTPQHLAALREHGPCEHHRRSFAPVREAHLRFGTTTRLPAGEIVVVPVTLTNAMLDDDAFGERSGI, via the coding sequence GTGACCGGTGCGCGCGCACCTCGTCGCAAGGCCGTGGCAGGCGCCGCGGCGGAGCAGGTCGGCCTGAACTTCGAGACGCCGGACGACATCGTCTGCGGCGTCGACGAAGCCGGGCGCGGTCCGCTTGCTGGTCCGGTGGTCGCGGCGGCGGTGATCTTCGACCCGTCGAAGCCGATGATTCGCGGCCTCGACGATTCGAAGGTGCTCACCGCGAAAAAGCGCGACGAGCTGTACGACAAGATTGTCGATCGCGCGCTGGCTTACTGCATCGCGTCGGCGAGCGTCGAAGAAATCGATTCGCTGAATATCCTGCACGCCACCATGCTGGCAATGAAGCGCGCGGTGGAAGGTCTCGCCGTCGTGCCGACGCTGGTCAAAATCGACGGTAATCGCTGCCCGACGCTGAGCGTGCGCAGCGAGGCGGTGATCGGCGGCGACGCGCTCGTCAAAAGCATTTCTGCTGCGTCGATTCTCGCTAAGGTCACGCGTGACCGCATGCTGCTCGAATTGCATCAGCGCTTTCCGGTGTACGGTTTCAATGCCCATGCCGGTTACGGCACGCCGCAACACCTCGCGGCGCTGCGTGAACATGGGCCGTGCGAGCATCATCGGCGTTCGTTCGCGCCGGTGCGTGAAGCGCATCTGCGCTTCGGCACGACCACGCGTCTGCCGGCGGGTGAAATCGTCGTCGTGCCCGTCACGTTGACCAATGCCATGCTCGACGACGACGCCTTCGGCGAACGCAGCGGCATCTGA